In Pseudomonadales bacterium, a single window of DNA contains:
- a CDS encoding EAL domain-containing protein: protein MRILIVDDPRAAKSLQSTLLETADHNIKICSTDSDALALTYSWQPDLIISSIEMPHRDAFSLCLEIKSDPALNQVGFVFYSDVYTHPDDKNFGLDLGASRFITTSVDDKNFHQEIQHIINDQANRRNTAKNHLSKDIIKLSRRHVQLLSRRLEEKIYALDRERKALRESHNLNKVILNTTTDAILAADEEHRIRFANKAAVKMFGRSEAVLTNMRIIDVLANPSRDDYQRKLNAYLSSGQLEAKEWQAVPMCVINHEGKEIPVEVSFGGHIGASSRLFIATIRDRSEQKEAEQALLLSAKIIETSNDLISTVNRDFVYTMVNDAYLKTFHLKREEIIGHSVREVLGEDNFEQIAKPHYERCFAGETVVYHSWFQIKNGAKRHMEVYYYPHYDTENKIQGAIVCVRDMTKQRLAEDTLRLRDRAVEACNNGIVITDSRQEDNPIIYANPAFCAMCGYSLDEVLGQNPRFLFNNNLDQPGLNGIRDALRNKAGGDAVLLNYRKDGSSFWNHTHVAPVFDEKGQLTHYVGISNDVSEQVSYADELRYQATHDTLTGIANRSLLYDRLQQAISNSDRRKGNLAVLFIDIDRFKQINDTLGHGLGDELLKQIAERIEHRLRKGDTAARLSGDEFVAILNDVNDDNAAKQVAQNIHDAILKPFRLQGHEIITTCCIGISLYPSTSNDPETLLRHADIAMYRAKQKGRDAIELFTQEMSSATTERMNLETGLRRAMERNELRLEYQPQYELGSNRLIGAEALLRWYSPELNHVSPSKFIPVAEDTGLIVPIGKWVLEQACLQLKQWQDAGYDIPSVAVNVSGVQIHRSHFPETVRETLAKSALSATHLELEITESALMRQVETAIDVLDELNQLGISLTIDDFGTGYSSLNYLKRLPLNKLKIDKSFVMGIPDDTNDAAISRSIIALGKSLQMQVIAEGIETKQQYQFMSESGCNEGQGFYFSEPISATEFERLLLPQKSNL, encoded by the coding sequence ATGAGAATTCTTATCGTAGATGATCCCCGAGCGGCAAAGTCTCTGCAATCTACATTACTCGAAACAGCTGATCACAACATAAAAATCTGTAGCACCGACAGTGACGCATTGGCGCTGACCTATTCCTGGCAACCAGATTTAATAATCTCCAGTATTGAAATGCCGCATCGTGATGCCTTCTCTCTCTGCCTTGAAATCAAATCCGATCCAGCACTTAATCAGGTAGGCTTCGTTTTCTATAGTGATGTGTATACTCACCCCGATGATAAAAATTTCGGCCTGGACTTAGGCGCCTCTCGTTTTATCACAACCTCCGTGGATGATAAAAATTTTCACCAGGAAATCCAGCATATTATTAATGACCAAGCAAACCGTCGAAATACCGCTAAAAACCATCTTTCGAAAGATATTATCAAGTTAAGTCGACGTCATGTGCAATTACTCTCGCGACGACTGGAAGAAAAAATATATGCGCTGGATCGAGAGCGTAAGGCGCTGCGTGAGAGCCACAATCTTAATAAGGTAATTCTCAATACCACTACCGATGCGATTCTCGCAGCGGATGAGGAACACAGAATACGTTTCGCCAATAAAGCGGCCGTTAAGATGTTTGGGCGCTCTGAGGCGGTGCTTACCAATATGCGAATCATCGATGTCTTAGCAAACCCCTCTCGAGATGATTATCAAAGAAAACTGAATGCGTATCTCAGCAGCGGACAGCTTGAGGCAAAAGAATGGCAGGCTGTCCCCATGTGCGTTATCAATCATGAGGGCAAAGAAATTCCGGTTGAAGTCTCTTTTGGCGGACATATTGGAGCCTCATCCCGCCTCTTTATTGCCACCATACGTGATCGCAGCGAACAAAAGGAAGCCGAGCAAGCCCTTCTGCTTTCGGCTAAAATCATCGAGACCAGCAACGACCTGATCTCAACGGTAAACAGAGATTTCGTTTATACCATGGTGAACGATGCATACCTGAAAACCTTTCACCTCAAACGCGAAGAGATCATCGGTCATAGCGTCAGAGAGGTACTTGGAGAAGACAACTTCGAGCAGATTGCCAAACCTCACTACGAACGCTGCTTTGCCGGCGAAACGGTCGTCTACCATTCCTGGTTTCAAATTAAAAACGGCGCTAAGCGGCATATGGAGGTCTATTACTACCCCCATTATGATACCGAAAATAAAATCCAAGGCGCCATCGTCTGCGTGCGGGACATGACCAAACAACGCTTGGCGGAGGATACCCTACGCTTAAGGGATCGTGCGGTCGAAGCCTGTAATAACGGTATCGTCATCACAGATTCACGACAGGAAGATAACCCCATTATCTATGCGAATCCGGCATTTTGTGCAATGTGCGGCTATAGCCTGGACGAAGTGCTTGGCCAGAATCCACGTTTTCTATTCAATAATAATCTGGATCAGCCCGGACTTAACGGCATCAGAGATGCACTTCGCAACAAAGCTGGCGGCGATGCTGTTTTGCTTAATTATCGCAAAGATGGCAGCTCGTTTTGGAACCACACCCATGTCGCTCCCGTATTCGATGAAAAAGGCCAACTCACCCACTACGTGGGAATCTCCAATGACGTATCCGAGCAAGTGAGTTACGCAGATGAGCTTCGTTACCAGGCAACTCATGACACCCTCACTGGCATTGCTAACCGCAGCCTGCTCTATGATCGACTACAACAAGCAATATCCAACAGTGATCGTCGTAAGGGCAATCTCGCCGTGTTGTTTATCGATATCGATCGATTTAAACAAATTAACGATACCCTTGGCCATGGCTTAGGTGATGAGCTACTCAAACAAATTGCCGAGCGCATTGAGCACCGTTTACGCAAAGGCGATACGGCGGCACGCCTCAGCGGAGATGAGTTTGTGGCCATCTTAAATGACGTCAACGACGATAATGCAGCCAAACAGGTAGCACAGAATATTCACGACGCCATCCTCAAACCCTTCCGGTTGCAAGGCCATGAAATTATCACTACCTGTTGTATCGGTATCAGCCTTTACCCCTCCACCAGCAATGATCCAGAAACGCTGTTGCGGCACGCGGACATTGCCATGTATCGCGCGAAACAAAAAGGACGTGACGCAATCGAACTCTTTACGCAAGAAATGTCATCGGCAACTACGGAGCGTATGAATTTGGAAACGGGGTTGCGCCGAGCCATGGAGCGCAACGAGCTAAGACTCGAATATCAACCCCAGTATGAACTCGGCAGTAACCGACTGATTGGCGCGGAAGCCTTGTTACGCTGGTATAGCCCGGAATTAAACCATGTTTCTCCCAGTAAATTTATTCCGGTTGCCGAAGATACTGGCCTAATCGTGCCCATCGGGAAATGGGTATTGGAGCAAGCTTGCCTTCAGCTCAAGCAGTGGCAAGACGCAGGTTATGACATCCCCTCGGTAGCGGTTAACGTATCTGGTGTACAAATCCACCGTAGTCATTTCCCGGAGACGGTGCGCGAAACACTAGCAAAAAGCGCTTTGTCAGCAACCCATCTAGAGCTCGAAATTACCGAAAGTGCGCTGATGCGCCAGGTCGAAACAGCCATCGACGTCCTGGATGAACTCAATCAACTGGGTATCTCATTAACGATCGACGATTTTGGTACTGGCTACTCCTCGCTGAATTATCTAAAACGATTGCCGTTGAACAAACTCAAGATTGATAAATCATTTGTCATGG
- a CDS encoding DMT family protein — translation MHPILISILLLICSNVFMTFAWYAHLKELNNKPWLIAALVSWGIALLEYLFQVPANRIGYTVLNVGQLKIMQEVITLSIFVPFSVMYLKEPLKLDYLWAALCMVGAAYFMFRSKLV, via the coding sequence ATGCATCCAATATTAATATCCATTCTGCTGTTGATTTGTAGTAATGTATTTATGACCTTTGCCTGGTATGCGCATCTTAAGGAGTTGAACAACAAGCCTTGGCTTATTGCCGCGTTGGTGAGCTGGGGAATCGCGTTGCTGGAATATTTGTTTCAGGTTCCGGCGAATCGCATTGGCTATACAGTGCTTAATGTTGGACAGCTCAAAATCATGCAGGAAGTCATAACCCTGAGTATCTTCGTCCCCTTCTCAGTGATGTATCTGAAGGAGCCGCTTAAACTGGATTATCTGTGGGCGGCTTTGTGCATGGTTGGCGCTGCCTACTTTATGTTTAGAAGCAAGTTGGTGTAG
- a CDS encoding NnrS family protein — MSLNIDDNRIALAIFPLFRLAFRPLFLGGTLFSIIVIAWWSYFWLNPSDWQPYGGPIWWHGHEMLFGFGVAIVVGFLLTAVQTWTGVLGIRGKPLIVLAAAWLLGRVLLAFGAGLPFWLIMIGDLTFLVLSAIAMAYPVIRARQWRNLMFVPILVLLALLNGVSHWGVVTDQPLIAQTSLHGAIMMFVLIISILGGRVIPFFTANGAGVERKAPLKWLEISSITSTILLVSVAFIGFTRVPAALLVVLSTVAAITNGWRFMRWGGQHCASIPLLWSLHLAYAFIPLGFIALALYGAGYMGNLSAALHCFTAGAMGGMILAMISRVTLGHTGRPLKPPALISLAYILVLSGALIRVILPGWFPETSGWAVGTAGLLWILGYGIYCFYYAPMLVTTRADGRPG, encoded by the coding sequence ATGTCGTTGAACATTGATGACAATCGTATAGCACTCGCTATCTTCCCTCTTTTTCGTTTAGCGTTTCGCCCTTTATTTCTCGGCGGCACGCTTTTTTCGATCATCGTTATTGCCTGGTGGTCGTATTTTTGGCTAAACCCATCCGACTGGCAGCCCTACGGCGGCCCCATTTGGTGGCACGGTCATGAAATGCTGTTCGGTTTTGGCGTCGCCATTGTCGTTGGTTTTTTACTGACCGCCGTGCAAACCTGGACTGGGGTTCTGGGCATCAGAGGAAAGCCGTTGATTGTGCTGGCTGCTGCCTGGCTGCTCGGCCGAGTACTACTAGCCTTTGGCGCCGGTTTACCCTTCTGGCTTATTATGATCGGCGACCTGACATTCCTAGTTCTTTCCGCTATAGCAATGGCTTACCCCGTCATCCGGGCACGGCAATGGCGTAATCTAATGTTTGTCCCAATTCTGGTGCTTTTAGCCTTGCTGAACGGTGTCAGCCATTGGGGTGTAGTCACCGACCAACCCTTGATTGCACAGACATCATTGCATGGCGCAATTATGATGTTCGTGTTAATCATCTCTATTCTCGGCGGCAGAGTCATTCCTTTTTTCACCGCTAATGGCGCAGGTGTGGAAAGAAAGGCTCCTCTGAAATGGCTGGAAATCAGCAGCATCACCAGCACGATTCTACTTGTCTCCGTCGCTTTTATCGGCTTCACCCGAGTTCCGGCAGCACTGTTAGTTGTGCTTAGCACGGTTGCCGCAATCACCAACGGTTGGCGCTTTATGCGCTGGGGCGGACAACACTGCGCCAGTATTCCATTGCTATGGTCATTACATCTAGCCTACGCTTTTATTCCTTTGGGCTTTATCGCGTTGGCTTTGTACGGTGCCGGATATATGGGAAATTTAAGCGCAGCTCTGCATTGTTTTACCGCTGGCGCTATGGGCGGCATGATTCTCGCCATGATTTCCCGCGTTACCCTCGGCCATACCGGCAGGCCGTTGAAGCCACCAGCATTAATTTCGCTCGCCTATATCCTCGTACTAAGTGGAGCGTTAATCAGAGTCATATTACCCGGCTGGTTTCCCGAAACTTCCGGCTGGGCCGTAGGTACGGCTGGCCTACTATGGATTCTCGGCTATGGCATCTATTGTTTCTATTATGCACCAATGCTGGTAACTACGCGCGCCGATGGTCGTCCAGGCTAA
- a CDS encoding M48 family metalloprotease, which translates to MTMFGCAVNPATGGLNTVLMSEKKEIEIGKENHEELLKKMPIYNDPEITAYVNSVGQKLAANSHRSGLNYSFTVIDSPDINAFALPGGFIYINRGLLTYLNSEAQLAAVLGHEIGHVTARHSVRQHSAGTAASIVSTVLAVGTGSSAIGDLSNVAGAALVSGYGRDHELEADSLGAEYLYKSGYDPQAMVEVISILKDQEQFAKYRVREEGGKVQSYHGLFASHPRNDTRLQEVVGKAGKLAETQKQTFTGTFREHIEGIEFGESDNQGIRRGSRFYHKPMNFSLAFPSNWKLQNSPNSLVAYPTNQTAFLQMQVQGDLGALTPESFIKTRLKIDNLKEGEVLEQYGLRGYTGTVAATEKRGPVRVAVIFHKDQAFYFSGVNRMAKTKLNFDPFFLASIKSFRPMNPDEFKLAAGMKIKYIRATAATSYASLAQNSKIEKYAEQQLRLLNGDYPRGEPEPGRWIKIVE; encoded by the coding sequence ATGACGATGTTTGGCTGTGCCGTCAACCCCGCGACCGGCGGTTTAAATACCGTCCTCATGTCAGAAAAAAAAGAAATCGAAATCGGCAAGGAAAATCATGAGGAACTCCTTAAAAAAATGCCGATTTACAATGATCCTGAAATCACCGCTTACGTCAATTCAGTCGGTCAGAAATTAGCCGCTAACAGCCATCGTAGCGGACTTAATTACAGCTTCACAGTGATCGACAGCCCAGACATTAACGCCTTCGCCCTACCCGGTGGTTTCATCTATATTAATCGTGGCCTCTTAACCTACCTAAACTCAGAAGCGCAACTAGCCGCAGTGCTCGGCCACGAGATCGGGCACGTCACCGCACGTCATTCGGTAAGACAGCATAGTGCCGGCACAGCGGCCAGCATCGTATCGACAGTGTTAGCTGTCGGCACAGGCAGCAGCGCCATTGGTGATCTTTCCAATGTTGCTGGCGCGGCCTTAGTCAGTGGCTATGGTCGCGATCACGAACTTGAAGCGGATAGTCTTGGCGCAGAGTATCTATACAAAAGCGGATACGATCCGCAGGCAATGGTAGAGGTGATTAGTATTCTCAAGGATCAGGAACAGTTCGCAAAATATAGAGTGCGCGAAGAGGGTGGCAAAGTGCAGAGTTATCATGGGCTTTTTGCATCCCATCCACGTAACGACACTCGTCTCCAGGAGGTAGTCGGCAAAGCTGGCAAGTTGGCCGAGACTCAAAAACAAACCTTTACCGGCACTTTCAGAGAACATATTGAGGGTATTGAGTTCGGTGAAAGCGACAACCAGGGAATCAGACGTGGCAGTCGTTTTTATCACAAACCCATGAACTTTTCTCTCGCCTTTCCAAGTAATTGGAAGTTACAAAATTCACCTAATTCGTTGGTCGCTTACCCGACCAATCAGACAGCTTTTCTACAAATGCAGGTGCAAGGAGATCTTGGTGCCTTGACACCAGAATCTTTTATCAAAACTCGCTTAAAAATAGACAACCTTAAAGAGGGCGAGGTTCTCGAACAATATGGACTGCGCGGTTACACGGGCACTGTCGCCGCCACCGAAAAACGCGGCCCGGTCAGAGTTGCAGTAATCTTTCATAAGGACCAAGCATTTTATTTTAGCGGCGTTAATCGCATGGCTAAGACTAAATTAAATTTTGACCCATTCTTCCTCGCCTCCATCAAGAGCTTTCGGCCAATGAACCCGGACGAATTCAAACTCGCGGCTGGCATGAAAATCAAATATATTCGCGCCACCGCAGCCACCAGCTACGCCTCTTTAGCGCAGAATAGTAAAATTGAAAAGTATGCCGAGCAGCAGTTACGTTTGTTAAACGGAGATTATCCCAGGGGTGAACCAGAGCCTGGCCGGTGGATAAAAATTGTAGAATAA
- a CDS encoding DUF502 domain-containing protein, whose product MPKIKAFIKRSLIGGVLVILPIAILVFFFRWIFDLVTELLTPLSDLLIKSYGMPHLAADLLAVLIIILLCFVLGTIISTGVGKWAHDRFDSYLAKLAPGYRMIKEIINQFFGDNDDSPFKSGQVARVRLFGKAIETSVTALVTSQHTDGTFSIFIPTGPNPTSGMIYHVAPDLVELLPNIKVDSAMRTIISCGAGSNELFSAARTTKINEAISD is encoded by the coding sequence ATGCCCAAAATAAAGGCATTTATCAAACGGTCACTAATCGGCGGCGTGCTTGTTATACTCCCCATCGCCATTCTCGTATTTTTTTTCCGATGGATTTTCGATCTGGTTACTGAGTTACTCACCCCATTATCGGATCTATTGATTAAATCCTACGGTATGCCTCATTTAGCGGCAGACTTGCTGGCCGTCCTGATAATTATCCTACTGTGTTTTGTTCTCGGCACTATTATCAGCACCGGCGTCGGCAAATGGGCTCATGACCGTTTTGACAGTTATCTTGCGAAACTCGCCCCCGGTTACCGAATGATCAAAGAAATCATCAATCAATTCTTTGGCGACAATGACGACTCACCTTTTAAAAGCGGGCAAGTTGCCCGTGTTAGGTTATTTGGCAAAGCGATAGAAACCAGCGTTACCGCTTTAGTTACCAGCCAGCATACCGACGGAACCTTTTCTATTTTTATTCCCACCGGCCCGAACCCAACTTCAGGAATGATTTACCATGTCGCGCCTGATCTGGTGGAGCTTTTACCCAATATTAAAGTGGATTCTGCAATGCGTACTATCATCTCCTGCGGCGCCGGATCTAATGAACTATTCAGTGCCGCACGTACCACTAAAATTAACGAGGCAATCTCTGATTAA
- a CDS encoding PilZ domain-containing protein, which translates to MPSDSRIDPRVKARIPTQLKISGGPQLEIWMDNISITGLMLEASRDDFQKILVNSKGLHIHEPVEVDLKFSLPGKAVAQVTVNAHCRAIYVRRQSQNKYYIGFKFLKITQRSKMAVNRYINHKLAPTINPMTCSEK; encoded by the coding sequence GTGCCAAGTGATAGCAGAATAGATCCCCGCGTTAAAGCACGGATTCCCACCCAGCTCAAGATAAGCGGTGGCCCTCAATTGGAAATTTGGATGGACAATATTTCCATTACTGGCCTCATGCTGGAAGCTAGCCGAGATGACTTTCAGAAAATCCTTGTTAACAGCAAAGGCCTGCATATACATGAACCCGTTGAAGTGGATTTGAAGTTTAGCTTGCCGGGCAAAGCCGTAGCACAGGTCACAGTTAACGCCCATTGTCGTGCGATCTATGTGCGCCGGCAATCCCAGAACAAATACTATATCGGTTTTAAATTTCTCAAAATCACACAGCGAAGTAAGATGGCGGTGAATCGCTACATCAACCATAAGTTGGCGCCTACAATCAATCCCATGACTTGCAGCGAAAAATAG
- a CDS encoding GNAT family N-acetyltransferase: MPLDDLPAVRVVRIGKSNTTQAQSIFFHAYRENIFLRYMLNAKRRGYEQRLRGFIREQLMAHYSGSNLSLAIAIKDQLVGAVMVSRADDPRNFTSNWRWRLRMYSIAGIYYTEQLRDYYERLHHALEQIDHYWISLIALHPNHQHRGYGHALVEAVHRECEQDNLFQGLSIDTSDTQSKAFFESLGYSKVADVPIRDFSMNVLFHPKNGSECPFVSAPEQCDSKG, translated from the coding sequence ATGCCGCTTGATGATTTACCAGCTGTACGTGTCGTGAGAATTGGAAAATCAAATACAACACAGGCCCAATCAATATTTTTTCACGCCTATCGCGAAAATATTTTTTTACGCTATATGCTCAACGCCAAGCGACGCGGTTACGAGCAGCGACTCAGAGGCTTTATCCGCGAGCAACTCATGGCGCATTACAGTGGCTCAAATCTATCACTGGCCATTGCTATCAAAGATCAGTTAGTTGGCGCCGTCATGGTAAGCCGCGCCGATGACCCTAGAAATTTTACCTCAAATTGGCGCTGGCGCCTGCGCATGTATTCCATTGCTGGCATTTATTATACGGAACAACTGCGCGACTACTACGAAAGGCTTCATCACGCATTAGAACAGATAGACCATTATTGGATATCACTCATTGCCTTACACCCTAACCATCAACATCGAGGTTATGGCCACGCGCTGGTGGAAGCCGTACACCGGGAATGTGAGCAGGATAATCTTTTCCAAGGTCTTAGCATCGACACCAGCGACACTCAATCAAAAGCTTTTTTTGAGTCTCTTGGTTACTCTAAGGTTGCCGACGTACCCATCAGAGATTTTTCAATGAATGTCCTGTTTCACCCAAAGAATGGCTCAGAATGCCCATTTGTGTCGGCACCGGAGCAATGCGATAGCAAGGGTTAA
- a CDS encoding AsmA family protein, producing the protein MKKIILVILVIVALIAIAAGIVASQSGTIIRHAVEEFGPEITGTKVVLSDVNVSILSGSASIKNLVIGNPQGFKSESAVKVGEVAILLDVKSLFSDKISIRKILVEGAELTYELGKNGSNISALQRNIEERTAALAGSSSSSFETEDTSNTKLMIDDVFINGTKVNLVASLLGGKGTSASIPNIHLEDIGKDGDGASPADAAKKVFGAITKNVAGAVSKIVPTDQIKETVDKAVEEKIKGAGDKLRGLFDKKK; encoded by the coding sequence ATGAAAAAAATAATTTTAGTAATTCTTGTTATTGTTGCATTGATTGCCATCGCTGCCGGTATAGTCGCGTCACAGTCGGGCACAATTATTCGACATGCAGTGGAGGAGTTTGGACCGGAAATCACCGGAACCAAAGTGGTATTAAGCGACGTTAATGTATCGATCCTTTCGGGATCGGCGAGTATTAAGAACTTAGTGATTGGTAATCCGCAAGGATTTAAGTCTGAAAGTGCTGTTAAAGTTGGTGAGGTGGCGATCCTGTTGGATGTTAAAAGCCTTTTTTCCGATAAAATTTCGATTCGCAAAATATTGGTTGAAGGCGCTGAACTAACCTATGAGTTAGGAAAAAACGGATCAAACATTAGCGCACTGCAGCGCAATATTGAAGAGCGTACGGCGGCATTAGCGGGGAGCAGCAGTAGTTCTTTCGAAACTGAGGATACTTCAAATACTAAACTGATGATTGATGATGTTTTTATCAATGGCACCAAAGTTAATCTGGTCGCCAGTTTGTTGGGTGGAAAGGGGACAAGCGCGAGCATACCAAATATTCATTTAGAAGATATTGGTAAAGACGGCGATGGTGCCTCTCCGGCAGATGCGGCGAAAAAAGTATTTGGTGCGATTACCAAAAATGTGGCTGGTGCGGTAAGTAAAATAGTTCCTACTGATCAAATTAAAGAAACAGTCGATAAAGCGGTTGAAGAGAAAATTAAGGGAGCTGGCGACAAGCTAAGGGGATTGTTTGATAAAAAGAAATAA
- a CDS encoding alpha-L-glutamate ligase-like protein: protein MFLANPRKLREMGILGMNGRNFSYIARHNPRHLYPLVDNKLKFKLLAQKAGIAVPELLGTVSEQHDIKKLRSMLAPHAQFVIKPAKGSGGKGILVINEQRHDLYFKPSEEALTNAQIELHVSNILSGLYSLGGTPDVAMIEAMVQLDPVFTNYSYEGIPDLRVILFRGYPVMAMLRLATHVSDGKANLHQGAVGVGIDLATGTALRAVQFNRPVSKHPDTGYAFTELTIPHWNNILPLAASCYEHTSLGYLGADIVLDKNLGPLIIELNARPGLSIQVANGTGLGNRLKKINTIANPSQSPEERSKISQEIF from the coding sequence ATGTTTCTCGCTAACCCTAGAAAACTTCGAGAGATGGGAATACTGGGCATGAATGGCCGCAACTTTAGTTATATTGCGCGCCATAACCCACGACACCTATATCCTCTGGTTGACAATAAGCTGAAATTTAAACTCCTGGCTCAAAAAGCAGGCATTGCTGTACCAGAGCTGCTAGGCACCGTAAGTGAACAGCACGACATAAAAAAACTTCGCTCAATGCTGGCTCCGCATGCCCAATTTGTCATCAAGCCCGCCAAGGGTAGTGGCGGAAAAGGTATCTTGGTCATCAACGAACAACGCCACGACCTTTATTTCAAGCCCAGCGAAGAAGCTCTAACCAATGCTCAAATTGAGTTACACGTTTCCAATATTTTGAGCGGCCTATACAGCCTGGGTGGTACCCCTGATGTGGCTATGATCGAAGCAATGGTGCAGCTGGACCCGGTCTTCACGAACTATAGCTATGAAGGTATCCCAGACCTGAGAGTAATTTTATTTCGGGGTTATCCAGTGATGGCCATGCTCAGACTGGCAACGCATGTGTCCGACGGTAAAGCCAACCTGCACCAAGGCGCTGTCGGTGTGGGCATTGATCTCGCCACCGGTACAGCGTTACGCGCCGTGCAATTCAATCGCCCTGTCTCTAAACATCCTGACACAGGCTATGCCTTTACCGAGTTAACAATTCCGCATTGGAATAATATTCTGCCCTTAGCCGCATCCTGTTATGAGCATACTAGCCTTGGCTATCTAGGGGCTGATATTGTCCTGGATAAAAATCTTGGCCCTTTAATTATTGAACTTAATGCGCGCCCCGGTTTATCTATCCAAGTTGCTAACGGCACGGGACTTGGCAATCGACTAAAAAAAATTAATACCATCGCTAATCCCAGCCAGAGCCCCGAGGAAAGATCAAAAATAAGTCAAGAAATCTTCTGA
- a CDS encoding inactive transglutaminase family protein, giving the protein MTPRAKLAILVVILVSSGIGLILYKHYSLGFPLWPGEKQQVWTIEAKVEFLAYGDPVLISFALPDKPPHFINLKENFASAGYGFSQEQINGERRAKWTSRAASGKQTLFYRLDVYGKTGTNLKKSFDPATPLIPVELEEPYKTAALNLIADVQKRSVNAETFAAELIKSLNSPNLEQSVQLLLGENYSEHFKAQLSIDLLSLAKIPARIVRGLYLESGRRRQSLVSFIEVHEGDQWLLFNPVTGVQGIPKNFVIWQRGGQSLLDVTGGSQSVVHFSMIKNARASRDLALRYGEDTKAPLIDFSIYSLPIEEQNAFKYILLIPIGALIVVIMRILVGIRTSGTFMPILIALAFIQTTLITGVIIFLLVVGTGLIIRSYLSHLNLLLVARISSVIIVVAALMAAISIISQKLGLSQALTVTFFPMIILAWTIERMSILWEEDGPHEVLIQGSGSLIVAVLAYLCMTNPVVEYFTFNFPEMLLVNLGLIMVLGQYTGYRLSELRRFRTLMNQDVSR; this is encoded by the coding sequence ATGACGCCTAGGGCTAAGCTCGCTATTCTAGTGGTAATTCTGGTCAGCTCGGGTATAGGTCTCATACTCTATAAGCACTATTCTTTAGGTTTTCCGCTCTGGCCTGGCGAAAAACAACAAGTCTGGACCATTGAGGCTAAGGTGGAATTCCTTGCCTATGGGGATCCGGTGTTGATATCGTTCGCCTTGCCGGATAAACCACCGCATTTCATTAATCTAAAAGAAAACTTCGCCTCTGCCGGGTATGGATTTTCGCAGGAACAAATTAACGGTGAAAGACGCGCAAAGTGGACATCGCGTGCAGCATCTGGCAAGCAGACACTTTTTTACCGTTTGGATGTTTATGGAAAAACGGGAACCAACTTAAAAAAATCCTTCGATCCGGCTACGCCCTTAATTCCGGTTGAGCTCGAAGAGCCTTATAAAACAGCAGCACTGAACCTTATTGCCGATGTACAAAAACGCTCTGTTAATGCGGAGACCTTTGCGGCTGAACTGATAAAATCACTTAACTCTCCGAATCTTGAACAAAGTGTTCAGCTACTATTGGGCGAAAACTACAGCGAACACTTCAAAGCTCAACTGTCCATTGATTTGCTGTCGTTAGCAAAGATACCCGCTCGCATTGTACGTGGGCTTTATTTAGAAAGTGGTCGCCGCAGACAATCCTTGGTGAGTTTTATTGAAGTGCATGAGGGCGATCAATGGTTATTATTCAATCCCGTCACTGGCGTACAAGGTATACCGAAAAATTTTGTGATCTGGCAGCGCGGAGGTCAATCTCTATTAGATGTCACCGGCGGCAGCCAGTCGGTTGTACATTTTTCTATGATAAAAAATGCACGGGCATCGCGCGATCTTGCCCTGCGTTATGGTGAGGACACCAAGGCTCCGCTGATTGATTTTTCCATCTACTCTCTACCAATTGAGGAACAAAACGCCTTTAAATACATATTGCTCATTCCTATTGGCGCATTAATTGTGGTCATCATGCGCATTCTCGTAGGCATACGCACCTCCGGTACCTTTATGCCAATTCTTATCGCCCTGGCATTTATTCAAACGACACTCATTACTGGCGTAATAATCTTCTTGCTCGTGGTCGGAACCGGGCTAATCATCCGTTCCTATCTGTCACACTTAAATTTACTGTTAGTGGCAAGAATATCATCCGTAATTATCGTGGTGGCTGCACTGATGGCGGCAATTAGCATTATCAGCCAAAAACTGGGGCTAAGTCAGGCACTGACCGTTACTTTCTTCCCAATGATCATTCTCGCTTGGACCATTGAACGGATGTCCATTTTATGGGAAGAGGACGGACCTCATGAGGTTCTCATTCAAGGTAGCGGCAGCCTGATTGTGGCGGTGCTCGCATACCTTTGCATGACCAACCCTGTGGTGGAGTATTTCACCTTCAATTTCCCAGAAATGCTACTTGTTAACCTGGGCTTAATCATGGTGTTAGGACAATATACCGGGTATCGATTATCCGAACTGAGACGCTTTCGAACCTTGATGAATCAAGATGTTTCTCGCTAA